A single genomic interval of Macaca nemestrina isolate mMacNem1 chromosome 14, mMacNem.hap1, whole genome shotgun sequence harbors:
- the LOC105498702 gene encoding riboflavin kinase isoform X1: protein MVLSQLAANFPEQVVDNLPADISTGIYYGWASVGSGDVHKMVVSIGWNPYYKNTKKSMETHIMHTFKEDFYGEILNVAIVGYLRPEKNFDSLESLISAIQGDIEEAKKQLDLPEHLKVKEDNFFQVSKSKIMNGH, encoded by the exons ATGGTGCTTTCGCAGCTCGCAG CTAATTTTCCTGAGCAAGTAGTAGATAATCTTCCAGCTGATATATCCACTGGCATTTACTATGGTTGGGCCAGTGTTGGAAGTGGAGATGTCCATAAGATGGTGGTGAGCATAGGATGGAACCCATATTACAAGAATACGAAGAAGTCTATG GAAACACATATCATGCATACCTTCAAAGAAGACTTCTATGGGGAAATCCTCAATGTGGCCATTGTTGGCTACCTGAGACCAGAAAAGAACTTTGATTCTTTAG AGTCACTTATTTCAGCAATTCAAGGTGATATTGAAGAAGCTAAGAAACAACTAGATTTACCAGAACATTTGAAAGTCAAAGAAGACAATTTCTTCCAGGTttctaaaagcaaaataatgaatgGCCACTGa
- the LOC105498702 gene encoding riboflavin kinase isoform X2 gives MPRADCIMRHLPYFCRGQVVRGFGRGSKQLGIPTANFPEQVVDNLPADISTGIYYGWASVGSGDVHKMVVSIGWNPYYKNTKKSMETHIMHTFKEDFYGEILNVAIVGYLRPEKNFDSLESLISAIQGDIEEAKKQLDLPEHLKVKEDNFFQVSKSKIMNGH, from the exons ATGCCCCGAGCAGACTGCATTATGAGGCATCTGCCTTACTTCTGCCGGGGCCAAGTGGTGCGGGGCTTCGGCCGCGGCTCCAAGCAGCTGGGCATCCCCACAG CTAATTTTCCTGAGCAAGTAGTAGATAATCTTCCAGCTGATATATCCACTGGCATTTACTATGGTTGGGCCAGTGTTGGAAGTGGAGATGTCCATAAGATGGTGGTGAGCATAGGATGGAACCCATATTACAAGAATACGAAGAAGTCTATG GAAACACATATCATGCATACCTTCAAAGAAGACTTCTATGGGGAAATCCTCAATGTGGCCATTGTTGGCTACCTGAGACCAGAAAAGAACTTTGATTCTTTAG AGTCACTTATTTCAGCAATTCAAGGTGATATTGAAGAAGCTAAGAAACAACTAGATTTACCAGAACATTTGAAAGTCAAAGAAGACAATTTCTTCCAGGTttctaaaagcaaaataatgaatgGCCACTGa